A portion of the Stigmatella aurantiaca DW4/3-1 genome contains these proteins:
- a CDS encoding MBL fold metallo-hydrolase: protein MSMTRRRRVLLSTLGVLALLGAAGAGVGCHAFSAPMYQGPRSDHFDGKRFINQDPRKAKMSFLDWQLHRERGPWADWTEDPPGPPPPQRVPRGALRVTFINHATTLIQLDGLNVLTDPIWSDRCSPVSFAGPHRVRPPGLRFEDLPPIDVVLLSHNHYDHMDVPTLKRLAHQFPNVRFFAGLGNRAFLESKGLRNAVDLDWWQEVPLTPEVKLVSTPAHHFSNRGLSDQNGTLWTSYVLQGPSGVTYFAGDTGYGKHFRQVRERFGPPRLAVLPIGAFRPEAFMEVVHVSPEQAVQAHLDLEARLSVPMHFGTFRLADDGQEEPVTRLRAALEAQPEPKPAFWVLGFGEGRDVP from the coding sequence ATGTCCATGACCCGCCGGCGCCGTGTCTTGCTTTCCACGCTGGGAGTTCTCGCCCTCCTCGGGGCGGCCGGCGCGGGGGTGGGGTGCCACGCGTTTTCCGCCCCCATGTATCAAGGGCCGAGGTCGGATCACTTCGATGGGAAGCGGTTCATCAACCAAGATCCGCGCAAAGCGAAGATGAGCTTCCTGGATTGGCAGCTCCACCGGGAGCGGGGCCCCTGGGCCGATTGGACGGAGGATCCCCCGGGCCCTCCCCCCCCCCAGCGCGTGCCTCGCGGGGCGCTCCGGGTGACGTTCATCAACCACGCCACCACGTTGATCCAACTGGATGGCCTGAACGTGCTGACGGATCCCATCTGGTCGGATCGCTGCAGCCCGGTGTCCTTCGCGGGGCCCCACCGCGTGCGCCCGCCGGGTCTGCGCTTCGAGGATCTGCCGCCCATCGACGTGGTCCTCCTCAGCCACAACCACTACGATCACATGGACGTGCCGACGCTGAAGCGGCTGGCGCACCAGTTCCCGAACGTGCGCTTCTTCGCGGGACTCGGCAACCGGGCATTCCTCGAGTCCAAGGGCCTGCGCAACGCGGTGGACCTCGACTGGTGGCAGGAGGTGCCGCTCACCCCGGAGGTGAAGCTGGTCAGCACGCCTGCCCACCACTTCTCCAACCGGGGGCTGAGCGACCAGAACGGCACGCTGTGGACGAGCTACGTGCTCCAGGGCCCCTCGGGGGTGACGTACTTCGCCGGAGACACCGGGTACGGCAAACACTTCCGCCAGGTGCGTGAGCGCTTTGGCCCTCCCCGGCTCGCCGTGCTCCCCATCGGCGCGTTCCGCCCCGAGGCCTTCATGGAGGTGGTGCACGTCTCGCCCGAGCAGGCGGTCCAGGCCCACCTCGACCTGGAGGCGCGGCTCAGCGTGCCCATGCACTTCGGGACCTTCCGGCTGGCCGATGACGGGCAGGAAGAGCCCGTCACCCGGCTGCGCGCGGCCCTGGAGGCCCAACCCGAACCGAAGCCGGCATTCTGGGTGCTCGGCTTCGGCGAGGGCCGCGACGTGCCCTGA
- a CDS encoding D-alanine--D-alanine ligase family protein — translation MRIALTHNLRLSDLEEEAEFDTQETVNALAGAIERLGHRLERFEVSGPASRTVARLEAYSPDLIFNTAEGRRGRFREAFYPALFDELGFPYTGSDAYALAVTLDKQLTKLILAKHGIRTPGWQYVEKLSELTAENLRFPVIVKPNFEGSSKGITQDSIAETLDEVRAKVTQALAKYPAGVLVEEYIGGKDLTVPFLAAVDNDYDGVLSPVEYVIDPAATVGRKYPIYDYELKTKHHSAVRVRAPANISAKTAEDVRKMAQTIFQVLDCRDLGRIDFRLSDAGVPYFLEINALPSLEPGAGIYASAELDGLHLDGVINSIIQSAAKRYKIKDSARRQGKPARKTGPLRVGFTYNVKRVKPTVDASEDSEAEYDSPATLQAIREAIASWGHEVVDLEANQELPSVLASTPLDVVFNIAEGFKGRNRESQVPAMLELLDIPYTGSDPATLSIALDKALAKKIVRQAGIHTPNFQLMLTGKERLNKDFTFPLMVKPVAEGSSKGVVSKSVCHSEAELREVVKEIASKYKQPALVEEYIGGREFTVGLLGERRPRVLPPMEIVFLDKEEKNPVYSFQHKLDWTDRIRYDAPAKLEPALLERLRAAARGSFMALGCRDVARIDFRMDDKGRLYFIECNPLPGLTPGWSDLVLIAQGAGMDYRTLIGEIMAPAIRRYKEREARRAADEQPPAKVLLEKNAQEKGGLEDKPANGHHAVSSALGGEPRTDPKIS, via the coding sequence GTGCGCATCGCGTTGACGCACAACCTCAGGCTGTCCGATCTGGAAGAAGAAGCGGAGTTCGACACGCAGGAGACGGTCAACGCCCTGGCGGGCGCCATCGAGCGGCTCGGCCACCGGCTGGAGCGCTTCGAGGTGAGCGGTCCCGCCTCGCGCACCGTGGCCCGGTTGGAGGCCTACAGCCCGGATCTCATCTTCAATACCGCCGAGGGGCGCCGGGGCCGTTTCCGCGAGGCCTTCTATCCGGCCCTCTTCGACGAGCTGGGCTTCCCCTACACCGGCAGCGATGCGTACGCGCTGGCGGTCACCCTGGACAAGCAGCTCACCAAGCTCATCCTCGCCAAGCACGGCATCCGCACGCCGGGCTGGCAGTACGTGGAGAAGCTCAGCGAGCTGACGGCGGAGAACCTGCGCTTTCCCGTCATCGTCAAGCCCAACTTCGAGGGCTCCTCCAAGGGCATCACCCAGGACTCCATCGCGGAGACGCTGGACGAGGTGCGCGCCAAGGTGACCCAGGCGCTCGCCAAGTACCCGGCCGGCGTGCTGGTCGAGGAGTACATCGGCGGGAAGGATCTCACGGTGCCGTTCCTGGCCGCGGTGGACAACGACTACGACGGCGTCCTGTCGCCGGTGGAGTACGTGATTGACCCGGCCGCCACCGTGGGCCGCAAGTACCCGATCTACGACTACGAGCTGAAGACGAAGCACCACAGCGCCGTGCGCGTGCGCGCCCCCGCGAACATCTCCGCGAAGACGGCGGAGGACGTGCGCAAGATGGCGCAGACGATCTTCCAGGTGCTGGACTGCCGGGATCTGGGCCGCATCGACTTCCGGCTCAGCGACGCCGGCGTGCCGTACTTCCTGGAGATCAACGCGCTGCCCAGCCTGGAGCCGGGCGCGGGCATCTACGCCTCCGCCGAGCTCGATGGGCTGCACCTGGATGGGGTCATCAACTCCATCATCCAGAGCGCCGCCAAGCGCTACAAGATCAAGGACTCGGCCCGGCGCCAGGGCAAGCCCGCGCGCAAGACGGGCCCGTTGCGCGTGGGGTTCACCTACAACGTCAAGCGCGTGAAGCCCACGGTGGATGCCTCCGAGGACAGCGAGGCCGAGTACGACTCGCCGGCCACGCTCCAGGCCATTCGCGAGGCCATCGCCTCCTGGGGCCACGAGGTGGTGGATCTGGAGGCCAACCAGGAGCTGCCCAGCGTGCTGGCCAGCACCCCGCTGGACGTGGTGTTCAACATCGCCGAGGGGTTCAAGGGCCGCAACCGCGAGAGCCAGGTGCCGGCCATGCTGGAACTGCTGGACATTCCCTACACGGGAAGCGATCCGGCCACGCTCTCCATCGCGCTGGACAAGGCGCTGGCGAAGAAGATCGTCCGCCAGGCGGGCATCCACACCCCCAACTTCCAGCTCATGCTCACGGGCAAGGAGCGGCTCAACAAGGACTTCACCTTCCCGTTGATGGTGAAGCCGGTGGCGGAGGGCTCTTCCAAGGGCGTGGTGAGCAAGAGCGTCTGCCACAGCGAGGCGGAGCTGCGCGAGGTGGTCAAGGAGATCGCCAGCAAGTACAAGCAGCCGGCCCTCGTCGAGGAGTACATCGGCGGGCGCGAGTTCACCGTGGGGTTGCTGGGCGAGCGACGGCCGCGCGTGCTGCCCCCGATGGAGATCGTCTTCCTGGACAAGGAAGAGAAGAACCCCGTCTACAGCTTCCAGCACAAGCTCGATTGGACCGACCGCATCCGCTACGACGCGCCGGCCAAGCTGGAGCCCGCGCTGCTGGAGCGCCTGCGCGCGGCGGCGCGTGGCTCGTTCATGGCGCTCGGGTGCCGGGACGTGGCGCGCATCGACTTCCGCATGGATGACAAGGGGCGCCTCTACTTCATCGAGTGCAACCCGCTGCCGGGCCTGACGCCGGGCTGGAGCGATCTGGTGCTCATCGCCCAGGGCGCTGGCATGGACTACCGCACGCTCATCGGTGAGATCATGGCCCCCGCCATCCGCCGCTACAAGGAGCGGGAGGCCCGCCGCGCCGCGGACGAACAGCCGCCGGCCAAGGTGTTGCTGGAGAAGAACGCCCAGGAGAAGGGGGGCCTGGAGGACAAGCCCGCCAACGGCCACCACGCGGTCTCCTCCGCGCTGGGGGGCGAGCCCCGGACGGACCCCAAGATCTCCTGA